One window of Treponema denticola genomic DNA carries:
- the groL gene encoding chaperonin GroEL (60 kDa chaperone family; promotes refolding of misfolded polypeptides especially under stressful conditions; forms two stacked rings of heptamers to form a barrel-shaped 14mer; ends can be capped by GroES; misfolded proteins enter the barrel where they are refolded when GroES binds), which translates to MAKQLLFNEEARKSLLAGVEQISNAVKVTLGPKGRNVLIDKSFGAPTVTKDGVSVAREVELENKFENMGAQLLKEVATKTNDVAGDGTTTATVLAYSMVKEGLKAVAAGMTPLELKRGIDKAVAIAVEDIQKNSKEIKGSEEVAHVASVSANNDAEIGKIIADAIAKVGKDGVIDVGEAQTMETVTDYVEGMQFDRGYISSYFVTDRDRMETVFENPYILIYDKSISTMKDLLPLLEQVAQSGRPLLIIAEDVEGEALATLVVNSLRGALKTCAVKAPGFGDRRKEMLEDIAVLTGGQVVSEELGFKLEAAQISMLGQAKSIKIDKDNTMIIDGAGKSKDIKDRVTQIKTQLDATDSEYDSEKLRERLAKLSGGVAVIKIGAVTEVEMKEKKHRVEDALSATRAAIEEGIVAGGGLAMIQAISALEKADMGSLTEDEKVGFKIVKRALEEPIRQIAENAGLDGAVIAEKAKEKKGVGFDAAKMEWTDMVKAGIIDPAKVTRSALQNAASIASLLLTTECAITDIPEKQAGPAMPSPDMGGMGMY; encoded by the coding sequence ATGGCTAAACAATTATTGTTTAATGAAGAGGCTAGAAAAAGCCTTCTCGCCGGTGTTGAACAAATTTCAAATGCAGTAAAGGTTACACTCGGACCCAAGGGACGAAACGTTCTTATAGATAAGAGTTTCGGTGCCCCTACAGTTACAAAAGACGGCGTATCCGTAGCACGAGAAGTTGAACTTGAAAACAAATTTGAAAATATGGGTGCCCAGCTTTTAAAAGAAGTTGCAACAAAGACAAATGATGTTGCAGGAGACGGAACCACAACAGCTACCGTTCTTGCATACTCCATGGTAAAAGAAGGCTTAAAGGCCGTAGCTGCCGGAATGACTCCGCTTGAATTAAAACGCGGTATTGACAAGGCTGTAGCTATTGCCGTTGAAGATATTCAAAAAAATTCAAAAGAAATTAAGGGCTCGGAAGAAGTTGCCCACGTTGCCTCCGTTTCTGCAAACAATGATGCGGAAATCGGTAAAATCATCGCCGATGCCATCGCCAAGGTAGGAAAAGACGGCGTTATCGACGTAGGTGAAGCCCAGACAATGGAAACCGTTACGGACTATGTAGAAGGTATGCAGTTCGACAGGGGTTATATTTCTTCTTACTTTGTAACCGACAGAGACAGAATGGAAACTGTTTTTGAAAATCCCTACATCCTCATCTACGATAAATCAATCTCTACAATGAAGGATCTTCTCCCTCTCTTGGAGCAGGTAGCCCAGTCAGGCCGCCCTCTTTTAATTATCGCAGAAGATGTTGAAGGTGAAGCCCTCGCAACCTTGGTTGTAAACAGCCTCAGAGGTGCATTAAAGACATGTGCAGTTAAAGCCCCCGGTTTCGGCGACAGAAGAAAGGAAATGCTTGAAGACATAGCCGTTTTAACGGGCGGACAGGTCGTTTCGGAAGAATTAGGCTTTAAGCTTGAAGCAGCTCAAATTTCAATGTTGGGTCAGGCAAAAAGCATAAAAATCGATAAAGACAACACAATGATTATCGACGGAGCCGGAAAATCAAAGGACATTAAAGACAGAGTTACCCAGATCAAGACTCAGCTTGATGCTACCGATTCGGAATATGACAGTGAAAAGCTAAGAGAAAGATTGGCTAAGCTTTCAGGAGGTGTTGCCGTTATTAAGATCGGTGCCGTAACCGAAGTTGAAATGAAAGAGAAAAAGCACAGAGTTGAAGACGCTCTTTCGGCAACAAGAGCCGCTATCGAAGAAGGTATTGTTGCAGGAGGCGGTCTTGCAATGATTCAGGCTATCTCAGCCCTAGAAAAAGCCGATATGGGCTCTCTTACAGAGGACGAAAAAGTTGGCTTTAAGATTGTAAAACGAGCCCTTGAAGAACCTATCCGCCAAATTGCAGAAAATGCAGGTTTGGACGGAGCAGTTATTGCAGAAAAGGCTAAAGAAAAGAAGGGCGTAGGCTTTGATGCCGCTAAGATGGAATGGACGGATATGGTAAAAGCCGGAATCATCGACCCTGCCAAGGTTACCCGTTCCGCCTTGCAGAACGCAGCTTCGATTGCAAGCCTATTGCTGACAACCGAATGTGCAATTACGGACATCCCTGAAAAACAGGCAGGTCCTGCAATGCCTTCACCCGATATGGGCGGCATGGGCATGTACTAA
- the aroC gene encoding chorismate synthase, whose translation MGANSFGRFFTLTTFGESRSAGVGAVIDGCPAGIPLCAEDIQKELNRRKPGSSGLFSTKRNEDDICEILSGVFEGKTLGSPIAVLVRNKETSSKDYENLKDVYRPGHADYAHDVKYGYRDYRGGGRSSGRETIGRLIGGAVAKNMLEAFAIKDAKKPIAVQVRAEEIAGLKTGLPLKEGDALPEPIFERLSTLAANGDSAGCILSCSLLNVPEGLGSPVFGKLDAVLSQALMSIGAVKGIEIGGGFFSASISGSENNDISKNYSGGILGGISCDMRYPLNLSREGGRKDKSTCQIDFRLAVKPVPSIKMSQASFNKRGEKSMLSVGGNHDICLFPRIVPVVEAMCYLVLADAFLVSKIERF comes from the coding sequence ATGGGGGCAAATTCTTTTGGGCGTTTTTTTACGTTAACAACTTTTGGAGAAAGCAGGAGTGCAGGGGTAGGGGCTGTAATTGACGGCTGCCCTGCCGGTATTCCCCTTTGTGCCGAGGATATTCAAAAAGAGCTTAACCGCAGAAAACCCGGCTCCTCAGGTCTTTTTTCTACAAAACGGAATGAAGACGACATTTGCGAAATTCTATCCGGTGTTTTTGAAGGTAAGACTCTGGGAAGCCCTATCGCCGTTCTGGTTAGAAATAAAGAAACCTCCTCCAAGGATTATGAAAACTTAAAAGATGTTTACCGTCCGGGACATGCCGATTATGCTCATGATGTAAAATACGGGTATCGGGATTACCGAGGCGGAGGCCGCTCTTCCGGACGGGAGACGATAGGCCGGCTTATTGGCGGAGCTGTTGCAAAAAACATGCTCGAAGCCTTTGCTATAAAGGATGCTAAAAAGCCTATTGCGGTGCAGGTAAGAGCCGAAGAAATTGCAGGTCTTAAAACAGGCCTTCCTCTTAAAGAAGGTGATGCTCTGCCTGAACCGATTTTTGAAAGGTTAAGCACTTTGGCTGCTAATGGAGATTCGGCCGGTTGTATTTTATCCTGTTCTCTTTTAAATGTTCCCGAAGGGCTCGGCTCTCCTGTTTTCGGCAAACTTGATGCGGTCTTGTCTCAAGCCTTAATGTCGATAGGTGCTGTCAAAGGCATAGAAATCGGAGGCGGTTTTTTTTCGGCTTCTATTTCCGGCAGTGAAAATAATGATATTTCAAAAAATTATTCTGGCGGCATATTGGGCGGTATTTCCTGTGATATGCGCTATCCTTTAAATTTAAGCCGTGAGGGCGGAAGAAAAGATAAGAGCACATGTCAAATAGATTTTAGACTTGCCGTAAAGCCTGTTCCGTCAATCAAAATGAGCCAAGCCTCCTTTAACAAAAGAGGGGAGAAATCTATGCTTTCTGTCGGAGGAAATCACGACATATGCCTTTTCCCTCGTATTGTGCCTGTTGTTGAAGCAATGTGTTATTTAGTTCTTGCAGATGCCTTTCTGGTCTCAAAGATAGAAAGATTTTAG